GTCAGCGGATACTAACATCACCTTTTTCTTTTGACGCTCCTGTAAGTATTTAGCTAACTTACCAGCTGTGGTGGTTTTACCCGCACCTTGCAAACCTGCAAGCAGATAGACCACGGGCGGCTTACCGGTCATCTCCAGTTGCTGATTAGCACTACCCATCATCTCGGTCAGCTCATCGTGGACGATTTTAACAAAAGCCTGTCCAGGTGCCAGCTCTTTGAGCACTTCGGCGCCCAGCGCCTGCTCTTTGACACGCTTAACAAAATCACGGGTGACTGGCAGTGCCACATCGGCTTCAAGCAGTGCCATACGCACTTCACGTAAGGTATCTTTGATATTATCTTCGGTTAATTGTCCTGTACCAGCAATATTGCGAAGACTCGAGGATAAACGTTCGGTTAAAGTATCAAACATAAATAATTCTCAGTTAAAATAATTCTTAATTAAAATCTTAGTTAAAATAGTACTCAGCTAAATCGTTCGAATAGCTTACAAAGCATAAAAGTTATAGCGCATCTGGCTTGCTCATAAAAGCTCTAATTTATTCGTAAATAAACTAGTGTGTTTCGCTATCGACATCCATAATTCATTGTATTAAATACCGATAATATTAACCGGTGCTGCCACTGTTATAAAAAACTGGCTTATTATCAATACTATAGCATTAAGACAGCTTAAGTTTTATAACGGTTTTGCAAAACAGTTCATTTTTACTCTTAAGCGATTTCTCTAAAAGATGAACACTTTTTAAGAATAAAAAAGATGATGCTCAATTAGAGTCTATTTTATGATAAATTGGATGATTATTCTAATCCTTGTGATAATAACACTTTAGCGTTAACTTGAGCGGCTGTTTTGCGTTCATAATAAGATGAGGTTTTTTACCTGTGCCAGTTGCATTTTTGGTTGCTAGTATGGTTTATATCTTGGTTAGCGTCCATATCGGTTGGGCGCTCATTCAAGACAAGCCTATCTATAAAAGCATCAGTTTAGGCTTATTGCTAGTAGGAATGCTTGCGCATACTACACTGCTATACCCTTATATTTTTACCTTATACGGGCTAAACTTTAATTTATTTAATGTCTTAAGCTTAATTAGCTTATTCTTTTTATTATTCTACGTGCTGTTTTCTTTATATCGGCCTATAGTAAGTTTGGGCATTTTGGCCGCTCCGACCGCCTTTATTGGTATGACGTTAGGTTATATTGGACGAGCGCCCTATCAGCCGCTCACTGATGTCAGTGTCGGTCTTGAAGCTCATATCATCTTATCATTTGCCGCCTATTGTGTGCTGCTGATGGCTGCGGTACAAGCGTTATTTTTACGCCTACAAATTCGTGAGCTTAAGCACCAAACGATTCATCGCTTTTGGGTCAATAAGCTGCCCTCCTTACAGAGTATGGAGAGCTTGTTATTCGATATGATTTTGGTCAGCTTTGTCTTGCTGAGTATCGCTTTAGGGTTCGGTTTTATCTACGTAGAGGACTTGCTGGCGCAGCATATTGCCCACAAAACCGTCTTTAGCATACTCTCTTGGCTATTGCTTGGTGGGTTATTGCTTGGCAATTGGCGTGCAGGTTGGCGTGGTAAACGAGCTGCTAATTTGACTATTTATGCCTTTATTTTACTGGCTATAGGATTTGTGGGCAGTAAGTTCGTTCTAGAAATGATACTGGGAGTACGAACGTAAAAATATAGCGGCCGGTAGCATTATCTGCTGACCTTCCGCTTATATTTTAATACCAGCTATTTGCTTCAGCTTGATACTTCAGTTTAATAAAAAAACTGCTTCCAAAAAGCTTAACTTTTAATTAAACACCACCGTTTTATTACCACTGACAATAACCCGATTCTGTACATGCCAATTTACCGCCCGCGCCAGCACATTACGCTCGATATCACGCCCAATTGCCCGTAATTCTGCTACGCCTTGTTTGTGAGTCACTCGGTGCACATCTTGCTCAATAATAGGCCCTTGATCAAGCTCGGCGGTTACATAATGAGCGGTTGCCCCAATTAGTTTAACGCCTTTTTCATAAGCTTGCCGATAAGGGTCTGCCCCTACAAACGCCGGCAGAAACGAGTGATGAATATTGATAATCTTCATAGACCAGCGCTGCACAAAATCAGAAGATAGGATCTGCATATAACGAGCTAATACTAGCAAATCATTACCTGCCAATAGTTCATGAATCTGTGCTTCTGCTTGCTTTTTATTCTCTTTGGTAACCGGCACATGATGAAAGGGAATACCGAAGTTTTCTACCGACTGACGCAGATCTTCATGATTGCTGACTACCGAGGTAATCTGACAATCAAGCAGCCCACGTTCATGCCGCCATAATAAATCTAATAAAGCGTGGTCAAATTTTGATACCAAAATGCCCACTTTGGTCTTAATCGCATTATCGTGCAAGCGCCAAGTCATATCGTAGCGCTTGGCAACGGTATGGGCAAAACTGCCTTCAAAGTTCTCAATAATATCGCTGAGCCCCGCTAATACAAACTCTAAGCGCATAAAATACTGTCCGCCTTCGTGAGCAGTTGAATACTGATCAAGGGTAATAATATTGGCACCATAACGATAAATAAACTCCGATACTGCCTGTACAATGCCGGCTTGATCGCGGCACTTGATGAGCAAGGTAGCCGTATCGTTATTGGTAGCTTCATTAAGATATTTACTGATAGCTGCGTTATTAGATAAGGTATCGGATGAAGTGTTGGTTATATTGTCTGACATAATGAGCCCAATTTAAAAAAGAGAACAAAGCCCGCTGTTATGTTTAAAGATTTTGACAGCGTAGCAAACCAGCTATTTTAGTCGCTTTCGCAATATTTTGCTAAGCAAGTGAGTCATTTTTAGTTATTCAATGTTAATAATGCAAAAACCCTCAATTAATATTGAGGGTTTAGTTAATTACATTTTTTGCTACCTAGGGCTAGCACAGCTTAGATCAGTTCCAAACGGGCTATTAGTATTAGGACGAATAGGTGTACTGATATCAACGTCATCTACTGAAGCTGGGAAGTCTATTGTACGAGACTGCTGTGATTCACTACCATCTACTCTAGTATTCACAGTGACTTTGGCCCTATACCAGTTTGCATACTGCTTTGGATAGCGCACTGAAAAGTCAACTCTTCCAGTATTATCCGTCACAAAGTTAAAGTTCTGATTAGAGTCAACTGTTTGGCCGTTATCATTAATAACTGCTGCTACGTTGACGGGGTCCAGTTGCTGATTCCCATTGAAGTCCTCATTAGGATCTAGAATTCCATTATTATTTTTATCTTCATTATTACAAATAACTGCATTTTGCTGCCAGATATTGGTGCCAAACAAGTTTCTAATGATATCGAAATAACCTTTTAAGTAGCTGTCAGGAGTCAAGTTAATAGACACTGGCTGATTGATAGCAGGCTTACCAGCACTATTAAGAACACTGATAGATCCTTTTCTAAAGTAGTATATTTGGCTATTATCAGTAGTTACTTTATCAGCAAAAGCAAAGCTGATATAGGTAGATCTCGTTTGAACTGTAATCTCTGAAGTATCTTGAATAGGATTAATTGATTTCTCCTGACCGCTTGGTAGCTTAACTGACTGTACCTCAGCTTTTATAGTAACGCCATTTGTACTCGTTGGGTTCTCTCCAGCATTGTAAGTCACCGTAGCAATCCCACTGTCATTAGTGTAAGCAAAACCTTGACCTAGACTCCCACCAGATGCATCTCTAATGGTAGTAAACTGCACTATAGCGTTCTTAACAGGAGCATCATTTTTATCTAACACTCGAGCTACTACTGAAGTAGAACCTCCAACACTTACGACAGCACGCTCAATCTGTAATAATAATTTGGTCGGATTAATTGATACAAAACTCAGTACCTCTTCTTTAGTTTCTCTACCATGTTCTGCTCTTATAGTTGCTGGACCCGGTACGTTTGAATCAATATAAAACTCTATTTTTCCATTTATTGCAACTAAACCTCGACGAGAGCTTCCTCGAACCTCATTAGCAGAAATTAATATCTCACCTTTATTAGTTGAAATAAATACAACATCCCCATTAGCCGCATTTGGAACACTCAAAGTAACTTTTTGCTTATTCCCAACTATAATATCAGGGGTTTCCGAAAAACTCATAGTTGAGCTATTAGTCGAAACCACCGTTAGAACATCGGGGATACGTTGACTAATTTGTTCACCTTTAACTTCAAGACTAAATAAATAACCGACGTCTAATATCTCTAAATTGGAAGCATTTAAATCAAAGATAAACTTACCACTATTATCAGTAAATCCGGTTCCCGCTTCTTTATCATTACTGTATAAAACAATAGTCGCATTAGCCACAGGTTTAGATACACCATCTACGACTTGACCTGATATTCTAAAGTTTTCTCCAGCTTCTACTAGGTTTTTAGACGAGACAACATTGCTTGTACGAGTTCCTGACACTAAAATAGGGAGGGTTTGTTTTACCATCTTGTCTTTTTCATCGATAAAAACAGTCAATAAGCTGTCATGGTTTAATTGGGAGTCTATACCCACTGTGTTCTGTATTAATTCTACATTAATTAAACCTTTATCATCAGTTACTTGATTAGAAGTACCATTCAAAGACAACCCATACAGTGCCGCATCAGCAATATTTATCTTGACAGGTACATTACTGACAATCCCACCATTACTATCCGTAACTCTAATAGCAATATTAGTTTTATCACTACCTGTTAATAACTGATTTTTTTCAGCAGAGATGTATATTTCACTTGCTTGGGATTTAGTAGTATCATCCGTCCCACCACTACCCGGCTGCTGCACACCTGTATCAGGTGGAGGTGCGATAGAATCTACGGTATCGCCATCACCGCCACCACAACCGGCTAAAGCCAGTGCCAAAGTCAGTGCGGTAAATTGAAACAGCTTAGAAGTTACTGGTCGTGAAGTGTGTGACATTTTTGGGACTCCGCATTGGCGATAGTTTGTTCAGACAATAAACATTACGACTATTAGTAGAGGTAAGAAGCAGATACAATATATACTGTTACGCTATTGTTTAAATTGTTATTTAATTGTATACAATACATTACAGCAACTTTACTGTCTTTTTAATCAACTTACAACTAAAAGTTTAAAGTTAGTTATAAGTAATCGGTAACACTCTATGTTCAATTCAGGGTATAATGGTCAATACTAATAACGGCAGTTATCGTAAAATGATTTGAATATTCTGTCATTTTATGGTATAAATGTCGGCTTTAAAATTTTCTGAATTGGTCACTCTGTTATTTGCCTTTAGATAGCAGTTATGCCAGCTCAACCTTCATACAGTTTTGTTTGGTGCAAAAGTGTTGCTTGCTGCGTCCATGCCGCAAATTGGCGCAACTTGCCCAGACTGGTATGAGAAATCCTCATACCTTATAGATTAGGAGTTCCCCATGGCTAGAGTTTGCCAAGTGACTGGAAAGCGCCCTATGGTGGGTAATAATGTTTCGCACGCAAACAATAAGACCCGTCGTCGCTTCCTACCAAACCTTCATAACCATCGTTTTTGGGTAGAGTCTGAGAATCGTTTTGTACGTTTACGTGTATCTACTAAAGGTCTACGTGTTATCGACAAAGTAGGTATTGATAAAGTGCTAGCAGATTTGCGTGCACAAGGTCAAAAAGTATAAGTTTAGCGATTTTATAAATCCTATTCCTTAAATACTTTAGATTTATTTTATTCAATACCCACCGTTTGAAGACCCTCATTAAAGGAAAGCTATCATGAGAGACAAAATTAAGTTGGTATCAACAGCTGGTACTGGATACTACTACACCACGACTAAAAACAAGCGCACTATGCCTGGCAAAATGGAAATCAAAAAGTTTGATCCAAAAGTTCGCCAGCATGTGATCTTTAAAGAAGCAAAAATCAAATAAGCTATACTTTTATAAGCTGTCGTACTTTATAAGCTTTAGTTATAAGGCTTATAATAATCAGTCTCATTTGAACTGCTTATTTGAGCTATAAGTTAGGCAGCACAAAAAAAGGGTTTGTTAATTAATTAACAAACCCTTTTTCTATTGGCTATTATTTAGTATGGCACCCTACTAAAACTTATAACAGCTTATGAAATACCTTCATTAACTATAGTGTGTAGGCTCTTTATCGTAAACATGAGCGTGCCATTGGCTCATCTGCTTTTGCATGATGACCTGAATAGCGGCGTGAATCATGTGCTGACCAATAGCTTGAGTGTCGCTACCGAGCAGCTCTTTGAGCTTATCAGAGAAATCAATAGTCATCAGTGGATCACTATCCTCTCCGGTATCGCGCAATAATAAGGTTCCATCTTCCGCTTCTACCAGTTCAAGCGTGGTTTCTTTGGCAAAGCCTGAAAACTTATCTTGGTTATCGTTATCTACTTCTATTTCATTATCGATATCATATGGCATTTAATATTATCCTCGTTAGCCCTTTCATCCGCATGTAGAACACACTTATGATGGATTGGGTAAATACGTAATACTCATACAATGGACGCTTTGGGCATGGATTTCAAGAGGGGTTGACACAACTCTTATCAATCAGTAGCTATCTCTCGGTTTTTTTAAATAGTTTTAGCGCCAATAACGCAGCTTTGCTAAAGTAAATAACAGCGCTACAAACATCCCTAAATAATAAGCCTGCTTAAGCTCTAAACTAGGATCCCGATATTTAAACGGTAACGCTACCGTAGCCGTTGCCGTTGGATATATCACTAACATTAATAGCCAGTTTTCGAATACGTGCAGCCAACCTTGCCAATTAGTACCATACCTTAGCGATGATAGCCCTAATAGCAAGCAGGCAATGATTAAGCCTATAAACAAGCCATTGGGCAGATCTTTTGGAAAGATAATATCAGTGATTTTAGATGATGATTTTTGCATGCAAGTATCCAGTCACGATAATCTATCGCAGCTCATTAATGAAAAAGAAGTAATAAGTGTTGAGCCTTCGCCAAAGAATCTCTGTTTGCGCTATATTTATGGTGAGCGTATTTATTCTGCTAAACCCTAACTATAAGTGCCCATCAACCATAACATAGCTACACAGGCAGTGAGCCAGCCAAGGCTCAAAGCATTTCTAGTCTCGATATGCATGCCTCTAAATTTATTCAACGCTTGTGAACCCAGCCAGAACAAAAATGGAATCCCCAGTACAAATGCTGGTACCACCACTGCTGCATGCTGTAGCACCGATGCAGGCTCTTCACCAACCATTAAACGAAAGCCATAACCGGCAAGGCTTAGCACTAAAGCAAAGATAGCTAGACCTATAGTAATTCCTTTAGGGACTAAGCTACGTTTTTGCTTCTCTTTAGACTGGTCAGGCGGTTGATGTTTCGCTGCTGCTGAAACAGAAGACTCTGATGAGGCAAACGACTTTTGCTTATCCATATCTCACCTCTACTATAAGTTATTTGATGCGCTAAAGCTTAGATGGCACCGTTCACGACAATATCAATCCTTTATTAAATTAGGACTACTGATTAGTATTATCGTTTATGGTTGTTTGCTTTACTTATTGACTAAAGCTAGCTCATCACGCATAGCCGAAATAGCTGCTGTATAGTCTTGTTGATTAAAAATAGCAGAACCTGCAACGAACATATCAGCGCCCGCCTCAGCGATAGAACGAATATTATTAGCTTTAATACCGCCATCAACTTCTAGTCTGATATTCCGCCCACTAGCATCAATAAGTTGACGCACTTCGCGTACCTTATCTAAGGTGCTCTCGATAAAAGACTGCCCGCCAAAACCTGGATTGACACTCATCAACAGGATTTGATCGACTTTATCCATAACATAGTCTAAATAATGTAGCGGCGTGGCAGGATTGAGCACCAAACCACATTTAGCACCGCCATCCTTAATCAATTGGAGGGAGCGATCAACATGCCCACTGGCCTCTGGATGAAAAGTAATAATGCTCGCCCCTGCTTCCAAGAACTGCTCAATCATTCCATCTACTGGACTTACCATTAGATGCACGTCAATAGGCGCATCGATACCATAATCTCGTAGCGCTTTGCAGATCATGCTCCCGAAAGTCAAATTAGGGACATAATGATTGTCCATTACGTCAAAATGTACCACGTCTGCACCTGAGGCTAGCACCCGTTCTACTTCTTCACCGAGCCGGGCAAAATCGGCGGATAAAATCGAAGGCGCAATTAAATAAGGTTTAGAAGGACAAATCATAATTAACTACCCAGTTGAGTTGTGCATAAATTTTAATAGAATACTTTACGGCTTCAGGCCTTTATTAGAGCCGAAGTGCTAACGCTGCTTATACTGCGTTTGGCAATAAGCACGGCCCACTATAAAAGGACGCTTAGCTTGATGTTTAGTGGTGCGACCGGTTACCCGCTGGCGCCACAAACGAAAAGAGGAAGGCTTTAACTCTTGACGCATCAACTTGATAACATCAGCCTCACTAAGTCCATAGCTGTAGGCTATAGCAGCAAAAGGCGTTCTATCCTCCCAAGCCATCTCTATCACCCGGGAGAGCTGTGAGCTATCAAGTGCCTTATTATCTGTTCTACTGACTGGTTTTAGTAGGCTATCATCAGAACCAGCCACATTTGCCTTATCAGCACTGTTTTGGCGTTCAACTTGTAAAGCTTTATCCATATCAGCCTGCATCACTGCAAAAGACGTCTGAAGGTCAGATCGCTGAGCTGCTGAGCCCTTGTAATTATCAGCACTTAGAGTGCTCACTGAAAATACTTGGCTATCTGCCATAAAGTCTGCCTATTTATTATTAATGCTTATTGTTATTATTAACGCTTATCGCGTAAAACCCAATCTTTTAGCTCAACTGCGCCATCCGCCAGTGATGCCAAATATGATCATTGATGACGCTTTGGATAAAGTAGTAACTATGATCATGACCTGCTTGATAACGTAAGGTCAAAGGCTGATTAGCCTTTTCACAGGCTTGTTGCAGCTTAGGAGTTTGTAGCTGTCCTTCTGCTAAAAAGTTATCGGCTGCGCCTTGATCAACCAAGATACTTGGGTACTGCTGACCTACTCTCTCGATAGTATGCGCTGCATCGTGCTTTTGCCATACGGTTTTATCATCGCCAAAGTATTCGGTATAAGCCGCTTCACCCCAAGCTGATTCACTAGCTGCACATACAGGTGATAAGGCCGAGACACTAACAAACTTACTAGGAAAGGTGAAACCTAAAAGTAGTGCGCCATGTCCTCCCATTGAGTGCCCCGTCACACCGATACTACTAATCGCAAACTCGGTGCGCAATAGATCATAAAGCTCATCAACAATATAACTTTGCATATTGAAGTTTTCAGACCAAGGTGCCTTAGTCGCATCAACATAATAGCTGGCCCCTTGACCGACAAAATAACGCTCGTCATTCGGCACATCGGTGTCTTCGCTACTGCGAGGAGAAGTATCTGGCGCAATAAAAATCATGCCAAGCTCACTACACTTTTGTTGAAAGTGGGCCTTATGAGTGACGTTATCAGCGTTACAGGTCAAACCTGATAAATACATAATAGCGGGACAACGCTGACCTGCCAGCGCTTCATCCGGCAAATATATACTAAAAGTCATCGGGGTCTTGGTAGCACTCGATTGATGGCTATAATAATGCTGCTCACCATCAAAACAGCGATTGACACTAACCTGAGTCAGTTTTGAATTAGCCGTCAAATTGTGATTGAAAGAATTATTCATAGTTTATATTCCTTTTTTATGATAAATACAAATACAAAATCTAGAATTTGGTGATGAGTTCAATTAAATAAGCTCGTCTCTGGTCTAGTTTGACTCAGCACCCTCTACTATATCAATGGTTATGGGCTTTGTCACATTAGCGCCTTTATCACCATTGGTAATAGACCTAACCGAAGGACGTGCTTGATCAAACAGAGCTTTCTCAAAAGCAGGTAAAGCGGTTTCCATAAGGCTACCAATCACCATTTGCGGCTCAGATGGCTCAAAACCCATCAAGCTTTCACGTTCTTGCACCCGTCTAATGGCATCTTTGAACGCCGCTGTAAAGCTAGTATTCTCACGTAAGCTCTCAGCAAAAAACGCTTGACCAAAATAGGTCATCTCAGCGGTATTGGTACAGCCAAAGGACATTTTATCAGCGGCTGAGGCGGTTATAATAACTGTCGTAGGTGAAGCCAATTCATCGATAAATGAGCCTGAATAACAAGCTGATACCACAATGACCCGCCAGCGAATACCAGACTCGTCTAAGGCCTCACGAAGCCATGCCGCATCTAAGTGTTCCATTTCCAAAGGAGGATTATCTAACAACACAATATCTTGATCGCCATGAGAAGATAGAGTTAAAAACAGCACATCTTCATCCGCATTCATCTGTTGGCCAATTTTTTTCAGGCCTCGCAAGATACTGGTTTTGGTCGCTATAGGTTCATCAAGCCAGCTATAAGTGTTATTAATCAGTGCTAAAGAACGCCCACTGGTACCAAAACGCACATCAAATAATTCACGGACTTTGTTAATCTCCGAGCGAAAAACATCCAGTCCAGAAAACCCGGCTACGCCCATAAAGTACCAATCACTCTTACCAGCGACACTAGGATCAACACTATTTAATGCTTGTTGCAACAGTCGTGGCTGCTCATACAAAGCCGCTTCGGCTATCATGGGCTGAACGGGTACTTGCTTAAATATCGGCTGGTCAGCAACGTTATTTTGCCAAATAGTTAGCAGAGCTAATGAGCCTAGCAGCAAGATAATGCGCTCCCACCACGGTGTCCTTAGACGACGAGCAAGAATCCATATCAACGCTAAGGTCTGCCACAAAAACAATAGCAAAAACAGTATGGGTAAGAATGAATAACTCCAATCTGGCAGCCAGCCTTGACTACCAAAAAACTGAACCATGCTTTGTAATAATGCTGAGAGCGTATCAGCGGTTAGCCACAGTATGACCGGTACAAATAAGAGTGCTTGATTGCCAGAACGGCGAGCAAGGATAATACCGCCCAATAGGATAATGGTTGGCCAAATCAAATAGCTGACCAGCCCTTGCTCATTAAACACGCTACCACTTTGAGCGGCTAACCATGAAAATAAGACATTGCTACTCAGCGCCAACACGGCAAAAACGGCGAACTGTATAAAGGTTGGTTTCACCCAAGAAAAGGCACGGGTCGACCCTACCAGCATCCACAAAGCTGCGATAATATTGGCAGC
This sequence is a window from Psychrobacter jeotgali. Protein-coding genes within it:
- a CDS encoding C13 family peptidase translates to MSFSSQKNISLQRFSLNFAANIIAALWMLVGSTRAFSWVKPTFIQFAVFAVLALSSNVLFSWLAAQSGSVFNEQGLVSYLIWPTIILLGGIILARRSGNQALLFVPVILWLTADTLSALLQSMVQFFGSQGWLPDWSYSFLPILFLLLFLWQTLALIWILARRLRTPWWERIILLLGSLALLTIWQNNVADQPIFKQVPVQPMIAEAALYEQPRLLQQALNSVDPSVAGKSDWYFMGVAGFSGLDVFRSEINKVRELFDVRFGTSGRSLALINNTYSWLDEPIATKTSILRGLKKIGQQMNADEDVLFLTLSSHGDQDIVLLDNPPLEMEHLDAAWLREALDESGIRWRVIVVSACYSGSFIDELASPTTVIITASAADKMSFGCTNTAEMTYFGQAFFAESLRENTSFTAAFKDAIRRVQERESLMGFEPSEPQMVIGSLMETALPAFEKALFDQARPSVRSITNGDKGANVTKPITIDIVEGAESN
- a CDS encoding Ig-like domain-containing protein — its product is MSHTSRPVTSKLFQFTALTLALALAGCGGGDGDTVDSIAPPPDTGVQQPGSGGTDDTTKSQASEIYISAEKNQLLTGSDKTNIAIRVTDSNGGIVSNVPVKINIADAALYGLSLNGTSNQVTDDKGLINVELIQNTVGIDSQLNHDSLLTVFIDEKDKMVKQTLPILVSGTRTSNVVSSKNLVEAGENFRISGQVVDGVSKPVANATIVLYSNDKEAGTGFTDNSGKFIFDLNASNLEILDVGYLFSLEVKGEQISQRIPDVLTVVSTNSSTMSFSETPDIIVGNKQKVTLSVPNAANGDVVFISTNKGEILISANEVRGSSRRGLVAINGKIEFYIDSNVPGPATIRAEHGRETKEEVLSFVSINPTKLLLQIERAVVSVGGSTSVVARVLDKNDAPVKNAIVQFTTIRDASGGSLGQGFAYTNDSGIATVTYNAGENPTSTNGVTIKAEVQSVKLPSGQEKSINPIQDTSEITVQTRSTYISFAFADKVTTDNSQIYYFRKGSISVLNSAGKPAINQPVSINLTPDSYLKGYFDIIRNLFGTNIWQQNAVICNNEDKNNNGILDPNEDFNGNQQLDPVNVAAVINDNGQTVDSNQNFNFVTDNTGRVDFSVRYPKQYANWYRAKVTVNTRVDGSESQQSRTIDFPASVDDVDISTPIRPNTNSPFGTDLSCASPR
- the purU gene encoding formyltetrahydrofolate deformylase, coding for MSDNITNTSSDTLSNNAAISKYLNEATNNDTATLLIKCRDQAGIVQAVSEFIYRYGANIITLDQYSTAHEGGQYFMRLEFVLAGLSDIIENFEGSFAHTVAKRYDMTWRLHDNAIKTKVGILVSKFDHALLDLLWRHERGLLDCQITSVVSNHEDLRQSVENFGIPFHHVPVTKENKKQAEAQIHELLAGNDLLVLARYMQILSSDFVQRWSMKIINIHHSFLPAFVGADPYRQAYEKGVKLIGATAHYVTAELDQGPIIEQDVHRVTHKQGVAELRAIGRDIERNVLARAVNWHVQNRVIVSGNKTVVFN
- the rpe gene encoding ribulose-phosphate 3-epimerase, translating into MICPSKPYLIAPSILSADFARLGEEVERVLASGADVVHFDVMDNHYVPNLTFGSMICKALRDYGIDAPIDVHLMVSPVDGMIEQFLEAGASIITFHPEASGHVDRSLQLIKDGGAKCGLVLNPATPLHYLDYVMDKVDQILLMSVNPGFGGQSFIESTLDKVREVRQLIDASGRNIRLEVDGGIKANNIRSIAEAGADMFVAGSAIFNQQDYTAAISAMRDELALVNK
- the rpmG gene encoding 50S ribosomal protein L33 is translated as MRDKIKLVSTAGTGYYYTTTKNKRTMPGKMEIKKFDPKVRQHVIFKEAKIK
- a CDS encoding cytochrome C assembly family protein codes for the protein MPVAFLVASMVYILVSVHIGWALIQDKPIYKSISLGLLLVGMLAHTTLLYPYIFTLYGLNFNLFNVLSLISLFFLLFYVLFSLYRPIVSLGILAAPTAFIGMTLGYIGRAPYQPLTDVSVGLEAHIILSFAAYCVLLMAAVQALFLRLQIRELKHQTIHRFWVNKLPSLQSMESLLFDMILVSFVLLSIALGFGFIYVEDLLAQHIAHKTVFSILSWLLLGGLLLGNWRAGWRGKRAANLTIYAFILLAIGFVGSKFVLEMILGVRT
- the rpmB gene encoding 50S ribosomal protein L28, with product MARVCQVTGKRPMVGNNVSHANNKTRRRFLPNLHNHRFWVESENRFVRLRVSTKGLRVIDKVGIDKVLADLRAQGQKV
- a CDS encoding TIGR03643 family protein → MIEMAWEDRTPFAAIAYSYGLSEADVIKLMRQELKPSSFRLWRQRVTGRTTKHQAKRPFIVGRAYCQTQYKQR
- the fghA gene encoding S-formylglutathione hydrolase; translated protein: MNNSFNHNLTANSKLTQVSVNRCFDGEQHYYSHQSSATKTPMTFSIYLPDEALAGQRCPAIMYLSGLTCNADNVTHKAHFQQKCSELGMIFIAPDTSPRSSEDTDVPNDERYFVGQGASYYVDATKAPWSENFNMQSYIVDELYDLLRTEFAISSIGVTGHSMGGHGALLLGFTFPSKFVSVSALSPVCAASESAWGEAAYTEYFGDDKTVWQKHDAAHTIERVGQQYPSILVDQGAADNFLAEGQLQTPKLQQACEKANQPLTLRYQAGHDHSYYFIQSVINDHIWHHWRMAQLS